One Clostridiales bacterium genomic window, CCGTCTTCATACGCTTCTATAAAGTGGTTGCCACCCCCAAGCGTACCCAAAGAGCGCATAGCGATAGATTGGACTTTGTCGCTTAATTTGTTCCAGCATCTTAGTCTTTTGAACCCCCACTCTTTTGGGGCGTTATGGATATCATGCCCATAAGGGATGTTTTTTCTTATAACTTGGTCCAGTTTTCCAAGTTGGTTTTCAAAGGCTATATTAGTTTTAGCCAAAGTTACGCCGCAGCCCACGTCAACGCCTACTAAATTAGGGCACACTTTATCGGATATGCGCATAGTTGTGCCTATCACGCAACCTATTCCGGCGTGGCAGTCGGGCATTATCCTTATATGAGCGTTTTCGCCCAATACCGAATTGGCCATTTTGGTTATTTGTCCCAGCGCCTCTTCTTCAACGGTTTTGGCGAATATTTTTACCGTTCCATATTTTGAATTAAGTTCTATCATTATATATCCCCTAAGCCTTATTCAATATATATACGGTTTAATTTAGTTATATTCGCAGCTCAAAGCCCTAATATTTTATCAATAATAATAATTAAAATCAATGCCTTTGAACGCCAAAGTATACAGCAAAAGGCTTTATAGGCTTTGCTTTACGCGGCTTATTGAAGCTCAGGGTTTTAAGTTTTTGCTTTGCCTATTGATTTGAATGTTTTATTTGGCCGTTTTTTTAAAAAGCAATATAATATTATTAAATAATCATAAAACCGTCTTTTTGGCATATATCCTCTACGGCACTAAAATAAAAAGCGGGCAATTTATTCTAGCCTTGCCGTAGTTATAATTGTCCGCCGTCTAAAAGACTTACTCGTTTTATATTTAGATTTTTGATATTTGGATATTGGGCTTTATCAGCTTTTTAGTTCCTGCTCGGTCTTGAAAAAGTCCGCCCAAGGATCAGGATTTTTTATTCTCGCCAGCGCCTCTGTCATATTAATCTCATTGGGCGCGATTGTGTCAAGCTCGTCCCAAGCAATCGGCATTGATACGCTAGCGCCCGCGCGCGCCCTCAAAGAATACGGCGCTATGCTGGTCGCGCCTTTGCCGTTCCGCGCCCAGTCAATAAAAATTCGTTCCTTTCTATTGGCTTTTCTTAAATTGTCGGTGTATAGGTCGGGGTATGCGCTCTTTAGCGCTTGGGCGACGCGCTTGGCGAAATTGTTGAATGTGTCCCAATCAACAGTCGGTCTAAAAGGCAAAACCACGTGATAGCCTTTGCCGCCGCTTGTCTTTAGATAGGAAACTAAATTTAGCTTGTCCAAAAGATTTTTTAAGTCTTTGGCCCCCTGCCTTACTTGTTTTAAGTCCATATCTTCGTCGGGATCCAAATCAAAAACCATCAAGTCGGGCATTTCAATATTTTCTATGCGGCTGCCCCAAATATGAAACTCAACCGTTCCCATTTGCGCTTCCGAGATAAGCCCCAAAGAATCTTGGATATAAAAATACTCTTGGTCTTTTACCTCGGAATTTTTGACCATAATCGTTCCGAGGCCCTTGCCTTGCGTTTGGCGGTGTTTTTTGAAAAAGCACGGCTCCAAAACGCCCTTGGGGCAGCGGATTACGCTTAATATCCTGTTTTTGATAAACGGCATCATACGCCCGGCGACTTGGGCGTAATACATAGCGACGTCTATTTTTTTTATGTTTAAATCTTGGTAAATAACCTTGTCGGGATGTGTGATTTTGATACCGCCTAATAGAATATTAGCGCCTTTTTTTATTGGTTTTAAATCCTGCGAAGTCAATTGGTCTTGGGGCTGTTTTTCGCCGTTTTGGTTGTCTTGGGGGCTTTCTTTGGCAACTTCCTTGGGGTCTTTGTCCATTCTCAAACCCTTGAAGCTGGCTTGGCGAAGCAAATTGTCTTGCGTCCATTCGGCGAAATTGACTTGCGCTATATACATAGGCTTAAGCCATGTTATTTTTTCATCGGTTTTTGGTTTTGGCGCATTTTTAAAAGGCGGGGCTTGTTGTTTTATGCTTTGGAATTTTTGTTCAAGTTCCAGCTGCGTTTTTTCTGTAAAGCCCGTGCCGACCCGCCCGCAATAAATCAAATTATCGCCCTCGTAATAGCCAAGTAAAAGCGAGCTTATGCCGCGAATTTTTTTGTTTGTTTTGGCGTATCCGCCGATTACAAACTCTTGGCTTTGGGCGCATTTTAACTTAATCCAATCGCCGTTTCTCGTTCCGCTATATTTGGAATTGATTTTTTTGCCTATTATACCTTCCATATTATGCTTGCAAGCGGCTTCTAAGTTTTGTTTGCCGTTGCCTAATACATGCTTGCTGAATAATAGGCTTTTGGGCGCGTCCTTTAACAAGTCGCTAAGCATCTCTTTTCTTTGGATAAGCGGATATTCCCTCAAATCCGCCCCGTCCAGCGCCAAAAGGTCAAAGATAATATAAGTCAAATTTTTGCTCTTGGGGTTTTTCATATAGCTTTGCAAGGCCTGAAAATCGGTCCTGCCTTGACTATCAATTATTACAATCTCGCCGTCCAAAACCATTGCCCAGCTTTCCGCCCATTCTATAAGGGATTGGGCGACGGGCTCAAAATATTTGGTAAAGTCCTTGTTGCCTCTTGTGACCAATCTCGCGTTGTCGTTTTCCACAAACGCCACTATTCTATACCCGTCGTACTTCAATTCGTAAAGCCAATCGTCGCCTTGCGGCGGATTTTCAACGAGTTTGGCGAGCTGGACATTGACTTGGCTGATTGGGTTATGGGAGTTTTTTTTGTCTATTCCTTGCTCTATTTGCCTCATGGTCCGACCCGTTCTTATGCTGGTCGTAAAGGCGGAGATTTTGTCTTCCAAAGACGAGAACTCGTCCTTTTCTTTTAGCAATATCCAGTTTTTGCCGTTTTCTTGGTCTTTTAGCCTTATCAGCGCCCATTTGCCCTTGAGCCTGCTGCCAAAAAGCTCAAATTTTAGGCTTCCTTGTTCCAGTCCTTTTTGGACATCGGATTGCGGCTTCCAATAACCTTCGTCCCATAGCATTACAACGCCGCCGCCGTATTGGCCTTTTGGGATAGTCCCTTCAAAGTCTTTGTATTCTATGGGATGGTCTTCCACATGGATGGCAAGCCGACGGTCTTTCGGGTTATAAGAGGGGCCTTTTGGAACGGCCCAGCTTAGCAATACGCCGTTCCATTCAAGCCTAAAGTCAAAGTGATCCCTGCGCGCCATATGATGCTGCACGACAAAACTTAGGGCGTCTTTTGGCTTTTTTTGCAAAGCTTGGCCCGCGGGCTCGTAGGTCTTGGTAAAATCTCTTTTTTGTTTGTATTCTTGAAGATTCATATCAATTTTTTTCTTTATAAAATAATAAGGCTTAAATTTTTATAAGCCTTATTTAGTATTTGCTATTTCTAAAATTATTAACTACTAAAAAACTGCGATATAAGTATTTATTATTTTTTATTTTTTTCGGCTTTTAATTTGTTTTTTATGAGTTTAAGCTGTTCTGCAAACTTTTTGATTGTAAAATTGGGAAAGGTACGGATTATGCGGTGTTTGCTCAATTTATTGGCTAATTTTTTGTAATTTTCCAGCTCGTCGTCTTTTTTGTTGTTTAAAAAACTAAAATCCGCGCCCTGCTCGCCTAAGGCTTTTAATTTAAGCTGCAATTTTGCAAACAGCTTTTTTAACTCGTCCAGTTTTTTGGATATAGCCGAAAGGTTTAGGATTGTAAAAGTCAAATCCGTCAATAATACCGAAGATAAAAATATAGTAAGAATATATTTTAAATTGGCGGGGGTTAACGCCAAAATTTTATTCATAGCGGGATTAATAAAAAACACCAAAATTATGCTTAAAAATCCCCAAGCCAAAGAATAACCTATCCAGACCCTGCCGTGAAGGTTGAGCGGATAATTTGAATAATCCCAAAGTTTTAGATTAAATATTTTTTCCAAAATAAGCGCAATCAAATATTCTAAAATAGTGCAAATAATTACGCCCGCCAAAAACACCAAAAAATAATCGGCGATAGGATGAATATTAATATATGAAAGTAAAATTCCAACCGCCAACGCCCCTAAGCCGTATATGGGACATACCGGCCCGTTTAGAAACCCCCTATGGACAAATCTTTTTTCCCATATAGAGCAAAAGATTGTTTCTATAATCCAGCCGAAAAAAGAAAACGCTATAAACATCAAAAATAAATCAACAAAATACATACGGCTTATCTTATTAAAAATTATAGTCCAAAAACCAATCTTTTATAAGAATTTTTAATTTTTTATTATAAAGCGCTCGTCCTTTAAGATTGATTTGATTTCCGCGAGTTTGTTTTCGTAATTTTTTCTGCCCATCATGGCGAAAGTGGCTTGCTTGCCTTCCTCTACGCCCGGTTGGTTGTAGGTATTAATATCAAGCATAGCGCCGCAATACGCCGTTTGATACATAAAATACTGCAAAAGCTCGCCTACCGTATGGGCGTTTACTTCGGGCAATATGATTGTGAAATTGGGTCTTTTGGCTTTTGCCAAGGCGTATTCGGTCGCAAGGCGCTCGCAATTTATTAACTCATTAAGCGTTTTGTTTTGCAAAAACTCGGTCTCGGGCGCGTCA contains:
- the ligD gene encoding DNA ligase D, with the protein product MNLQEYKQKRDFTKTYEPAGQALQKKPKDALSFVVQHHMARRDHFDFRLEWNGVLLSWAVPKGPSYNPKDRRLAIHVEDHPIEYKDFEGTIPKGQYGGGVVMLWDEGYWKPQSDVQKGLEQGSLKFELFGSRLKGKWALIRLKDQENGKNWILLKEKDEFSSLEDKISAFTTSIRTGRTMRQIEQGIDKKNSHNPISQVNVQLAKLVENPPQGDDWLYELKYDGYRIVAFVENDNARLVTRGNKDFTKYFEPVAQSLIEWAESWAMVLDGEIVIIDSQGRTDFQALQSYMKNPKSKNLTYIIFDLLALDGADLREYPLIQRKEMLSDLLKDAPKSLLFSKHVLGNGKQNLEAACKHNMEGIIGKKINSKYSGTRNGDWIKLKCAQSQEFVIGGYAKTNKKIRGISSLLLGYYEGDNLIYCGRVGTGFTEKTQLELEQKFQSIKQQAPPFKNAPKPKTDEKITWLKPMYIAQVNFAEWTQDNLLRQASFKGLRMDKDPKEVAKESPQDNQNGEKQPQDQLTSQDLKPIKKGANILLGGIKITHPDKVIYQDLNIKKIDVAMYYAQVAGRMMPFIKNRILSVIRCPKGVLEPCFFKKHRQTQGKGLGTIMVKNSEVKDQEYFYIQDSLGLISEAQMGTVEFHIWGSRIENIEMPDLMVFDLDPDEDMDLKQVRQGAKDLKNLLDKLNLVSYLKTSGGKGYHVVLPFRPTVDWDTFNNFAKRVAQALKSAYPDLYTDNLRKANRKERIFIDWARNGKGATSIAPYSLRARAGASVSMPIAWDELDTIAPNEINMTEALARIKNPDPWADFFKTEQELKS
- a CDS encoding RtcB family protein, whose amino-acid sequence is MIELNSKYGTVKIFAKTVEEEALGQITKMANSVLGENAHIRIMPDCHAGIGCVIGTTMRISDKVCPNLVGVDVGCGVTLAKTNIAFENQLGKLDQVIRKNIPYGHDIHNAPKEWGFKRLRCWNKLSDKVQSIAMRSLGTLGGGNHFIEAYEDG